From Salmo salar chromosome ssa04, Ssal_v3.1, whole genome shotgun sequence, one genomic window encodes:
- the LOC106603816 gene encoding serine/threonine-protein phosphatase 2A catalytic subunit alpha isoform isoform X2 has protein sequence MDEKCFTKEIDLWIEQINDCKQLSESQVKTLCEKAKEILTKESNVQEVRCPVTVCGDVHGQFHDLMELFRIGGKSPDTNYLFMGDYVDRGYYSVETVTLLVALKVRYRERITILRGNHESRQITQVYGFYDECLRKYGNANVWKYFTDLFDYLPLTALVDTQIFCLHGGLSPSIDTLDHIRALDRLQEVPHEGPMCDLLWSDPDDRGGWGISPRGAGYTFGQDISETFNHANRLTLVSRAHQLVMEGYNWCHERNVPAV, from the exons ATGGACGAGAAGTGTTTTACGAAGGAGATCGACTTATGGATCGAGCAAATCAACGACTGCAAACAGCTGTCAGAGAGCCAAGTCAAAACGCTTTGCGAAAAG GCAAAGGAAATTTTGACCAAGGAATCCAACGTGCAGGAGGTCCGATGTCCTGTTACAGTGTGTGGAGACGTCCACGGCCAGTTCCACGACCTCATGGAGCTCTTCAGAATCGGAGGGAAGTCTCCAGACACAAACTACCTGTTCATGGGAGACTACGTGGACCGAGGCTACTACTCTGTAGAAACTGTCACACTACTTGTAGCACTTAAG GTTAGGTACCGTGAACGCATCACAATCCTTCGGGGGAACCACGAAAGCAGACAAATCACACAAGTGTACGGCTTCTACGACGAGTGCTTAAGGAAATACGGCAATGCAAACGTATGGAAATACTTCACAGACCTCTTCGATTACCTTCCTCTCACGGCCTTGGTAGATACTCAG ATATTCTGTCTTCACGGAGGCCTGTCTCCGTCCATAGACACGTTGGATCACATCCGAGCGCTGGACCGTTTGCAGGAAGTGCCACACGAG GGCCCCATGTGTGACCTGCTGTGGTCAGACCCAGATGACCGTGGGGGCTGGGGCATCTCCCCCAGGGGGGCCGGCTACACCTTTGGCCAGGATATATCCGAGACATTTAACCATGCCAACCGCCTTACCCTGGTCTCCAGAGCTCACCAGCTGGTTATGGAG GGTTACAACTGGTGCCACGAGCGAAACGTG CCTGCAGTTTGA
- the LOC106603816 gene encoding serine/threonine-protein phosphatase 2A catalytic subunit alpha isoform isoform X1, protein MDEKCFTKEIDLWIEQINDCKQLSESQVKTLCEKAKEILTKESNVQEVRCPVTVCGDVHGQFHDLMELFRIGGKSPDTNYLFMGDYVDRGYYSVETVTLLVALKVRYRERITILRGNHESRQITQVYGFYDECLRKYGNANVWKYFTDLFDYLPLTALVDTQIFCLHGGLSPSIDTLDHIRALDRLQEVPHEGPMCDLLWSDPDDRGGWGISPRGAGYTFGQDISETFNHANRLTLVSRAHQLVMEGYNWCHERNVVTIFSAPNYCYRCGNQASIMELDDTLKYSFLQFDPAPRRGEPHVTRRTPDYFL, encoded by the exons ATGGACGAGAAGTGTTTTACGAAGGAGATCGACTTATGGATCGAGCAAATCAACGACTGCAAACAGCTGTCAGAGAGCCAAGTCAAAACGCTTTGCGAAAAG GCAAAGGAAATTTTGACCAAGGAATCCAACGTGCAGGAGGTCCGATGTCCTGTTACAGTGTGTGGAGACGTCCACGGCCAGTTCCACGACCTCATGGAGCTCTTCAGAATCGGAGGGAAGTCTCCAGACACAAACTACCTGTTCATGGGAGACTACGTGGACCGAGGCTACTACTCTGTAGAAACTGTCACACTACTTGTAGCACTTAAG GTTAGGTACCGTGAACGCATCACAATCCTTCGGGGGAACCACGAAAGCAGACAAATCACACAAGTGTACGGCTTCTACGACGAGTGCTTAAGGAAATACGGCAATGCAAACGTATGGAAATACTTCACAGACCTCTTCGATTACCTTCCTCTCACGGCCTTGGTAGATACTCAG ATATTCTGTCTTCACGGAGGCCTGTCTCCGTCCATAGACACGTTGGATCACATCCGAGCGCTGGACCGTTTGCAGGAAGTGCCACACGAG GGCCCCATGTGTGACCTGCTGTGGTCAGACCCAGATGACCGTGGGGGCTGGGGCATCTCCCCCAGGGGGGCCGGCTACACCTTTGGCCAGGATATATCCGAGACATTTAACCATGCCAACCGCCTTACCCTGGTCTCCAGAGCTCACCAGCTGGTTATGGAG GGTTACAACTGGTGCCACGAGCGAAACGTGGTAACTATATTCAGTGCACCAAATTACTGTTACCGTTGTGGTAACCAGGCATCTATCATGGAACTCGACGACACCCTGAAATACTCCTT CCTGCAGTTTGACCCTGCACCTCGTAGAGGGGAACCCCATGTCACCCGTCGCACCCCGGACTACTTCCTGTAA